CCATCGGGGCCAGCCTAGGTCGTCCCCCGCGCGGATGACGACGCCTCAGGACGAGGCGTCCGCACACGGTGCGTCGGCATAGAGTTCAGCGGTGCCGTGGTCGCTGCTGAGAACGCCTGCCTTCCGGGCCCTCTGGGTCGGGCGCCTGTTCTCGTGGGTGGGCAGCGGCTTCGCGCCCCTCGCCATCGTCTTCGCGGCCATCGACCTGGGGGCCGACGCGGTCGACCTCGGGCTCGTGGTCGTCGCCCGGTCGGTGCCCAACATCGCCCTGGTGCTGGTCGGCGGGGCCCTCGCGGACCGTTTCTCGAAGCGCACCGTCGCGATCGCCTCGTCGTGGCTGTCGGCGGCGTCGCTCGTCGTGGCGGCCACCCTCATGCTGACGCAGACCGAGACGTTGCCCACCCTCGCGGCGGTCGGCGCGGTGAACGGCGCCGCGGCCGCCTTCTTCGGCCCCGCGACGAGCGCCCTGCTGCGCGAGACCGTGCCCGACGATCGCCTCCGGGACGCGACGGTGCTCAGCCGGGTCGGCATGAACGTCGGATTGGTGATCGGGACGGCGGTGGGCGGCGCGGTGGTCGCGACCGCCGGGTCGGGCGTGGCGCTGGCCGTCGGGGCGGTCGTCTTCGTGGTCGCGGCGGTCGTGTTCGTGGGGCTGCCTCGGGACGGTGCCCGCGCCTCCGGAGGGACGTCGGTGCTCGAGGACCTCGGCAGCGGGCTCGGCTTCGTCTGGCGCACGCGCTGGCTGGTCGCCACCGCGGCACTGGCCTTCACGTTCCAGTTCGCCTTCGCCGGCGGGGTGCAGGTGGTGGGCCCGCTCGTGGCCGACCAGTCGTTCGGACGGCTGCTCTGGGGGTTCGCGGGTGCCCTGCAGACCCTCGGCCTGATCGTCGGGGCGTACTGGGCCGGCGCCCTGCGAGGACGGCTTCGCCTCTGGGCGGCCTGCCTCGGAGCCGCGGCGCTCGCTCTGCCGCTCGTGTTGCTGTCGTTCGCCTACGGCACCGACCCGGTCGTGTTCGACCCGCTGCACTGGTTCTTCTGGATCAGCCTCGGCCTCTTCGCCGCCAGCGTGGGGCTCGAGATCTTCACGGTGCCGCTCGACGTGGTCGTCCAACGGCAGGTGCCGGGGGCCTACCTGGGTCGCGTCTTCTCGTGCCTGACGTTGGCGTCGTTGGCCGGCGTGCCGGTCGGCGAGGTCGTCGTCGGACCGCTCACCGAACTCATCGGCACCCCGGCGTCGCTCGCCGCCCTGGCCGGCCTCGTGGTCGCCGTCGCGGTGGCCGTGGCACTCAGCTCACGGGTGCGACGGGTCGACGCCGGCCAGGAGGCGCGGGTCAGCTGAAGTCGCCGCGCTCGATGGCCTCGGCGTACTTGCGGACGTCCGGGCCGGGCTCGTAGTCGATGAAGCGGTCCTTGACGGCGTCGTTGATCGCCTTGAAGGACTCCTCCCACGACTCGCCCGAGTGGGCGGCGGCGGCGTCGCGGACGGCGTCGCGCAGGACGTTGTCGGCGTCGGTCAGGATCTTGTCGCGGGCTTCGTCGTTCCAGCGAACGTCGTTCAGGTCGGCCATGGTGTTCTCCTCGTGGGGTGGGGCGGTGGTGGGTGGGGTGCGGCTGGTGCTACTTCTTCTTCGGGCTCAACGACGAGCCCTTGTGGGCGGCCTTCGCCCCGCTCTTGTCGCTCTCGACGACGAAGTAGGGCTCGTCGTCCGAGGCCTTGAACTTCTGCCCGTCGAGCTGGAACTCCTTCACGCGCTTCTCCACGACCGTGCCGTGGGTCTCGCCCTGGGGGGTGTTCCAGGTGACGTGGTCTCCCTTGCTGAACGACATCGCGCCTCCTTGGTGTGTCGGTCCGTCCGTCGGCGTCCGGTGCCGCGCGGTGGTGGCGTGGACGGTACCCCGCTCGCGCCGACCCACCACCCAGCGTGGCGGGGTACAGGTCGGACGCCGCGACCCGTCGGGCTCAGCCGGTGAGGACGGCGAGCGCCGCGGCGAGCCGACGAGCCCTGGTCTCGGAGGTCTTCGCCGCTCCGATCGGTTCGACCAGGGCGCGCTGCCGGCTGAAGGACAGGGACTCGTAGGAGGCGCGGGCCGCGTCGTCCGCGTCGAGTGCCTCGCGCAGGTCCGCCGGCACCTCGACGACCCGCGGCTCGGTGTCGAGGGCCAGTGTGACCTCGACGTCCTGCCCGCCCACGACGCCCGACCCCGCCCGGTGCTCGGCACTGACGGGGATCAGGAACCGCCCGCCCATGCTCGCGACCGTGCTGCGGTAGGTGTACCCCTCGACCGTGACGACGACCGCCGGCTTCTTCCCCGAGGCGAGGGACTCGACGGCCTCGGGCGGCACGACGATGCCCGTCGCGTTCGTCCGAGCTTCGGCGATCGTGGTGCGGAACGTCACGGGTTCGGTCATGCCCGGATGCTAGCGAGCCGCCACCGCCGGCACCACCACCGGCGCCGCTCAGACCGAGAAGCCGCCGTCGGCCTTGAGCAGTTGGCCCGAGATCCAGCGACCCTCGGGCGACAGCAGGAAGCGCACGACCCGTCCGATGTCGGCGGGCGTGCCGAGGCGCCCGGTCGGTTGACGCTCGGTGCCGCTGGCGCGGATGGCATCGTCCATCCACCCCGTGTCGATCGGGCCGGGATTCAGCGCGTTCGACGAGACGCCCAGGTGCCCGAGCTCACGCGCCGCCGCGACGACGAGCCGGTCGAGGGCGCCCTTGCTCGACCCGTAGGGCAGGTTGTGGACGACGTGGTCGCTCGTGAGGGCGACGATGCGGGCGCCGTCGTCGAGCCGGTCGACCGGGGGCAACTGCTCGGCGAAGGCCTTGATCGCGAGCCATGCCGCACGCACGTTGACCGCGTAGTGCGCGTCCCAGCTCTCGAGCGTCGTGTCGAGGATCGACGAGTCGACGCTGTGCGAGTGCGACAGAACGAGTGCCGTCACCGGCCCCAGGTCGTCGTTCACCGCCCCGAGGAGGCGCGCGGGAGTCCCCGGGTCCCCCAGATCCGCCGGGTACACGGCCACGCGCGCACCCGTGGCCTCGAGCTCGCCGACGAGCGAGTCCACGTCGACGGCCTTGAGACCCCAGGGCATGGCGGCGTCGTAACCGTCCCAGGTGGTCAGGGCGAGGTCCCACCCGTCGGCGGCGAGCTCGTGGGCGATGCCGTTCGCGATCGAGTTCGTGCGGCCGGCACCGGTGAGCAGACAGATGTTCTTCGACATGTAGGTCTCCTTCGACATCCGCTCAGCTTGTCAGACCCATCGGCGCCGGAGGGGTCGGCGCGAGAGGGGTCAGCGCCCTCGGCGGGGTCGACTGCGGCCCGTGCCGCGCTGCGGCCCACGGCCCTTCGGCGGCGTGCGCTTCGGCTTCGCCCCGCGCGGGTCGGGAGCCGACCCCTTGCGGGCCGTGGCCTCCTGCCCGGGTTCGTCGCGCCTCCTCGATCGCGAGCTGCGGGCCGTGCGGCCCCGCACGACGCCGATGAAGTCGTCGAGGTCGTCGGTGAGCTCGCCCTCGGGCCAGACCAGCGCGATCGTGGTCGACGGCAGGTCGGCGACGTAGCGGTAGGTCACCTCTTTGCGGGCGTGCAGCCGGGCGAGGGACTGCGGCATGACGGCGACGCCGGCCCCGGTCGCGACGACGGCGACGGCATCGGCGAGCGAGAGGGACGGGTCGAGGTCGTGCCGGTGCTCGTCGGCGAACGCGGCGGCCTCGACCTCGTCCTCGACGCCGGCCGCGGTGACGGCGTGGTCCTTCGGCACGACGACGACGGCTCGCTCGTCGTAGAGGCGGATGACCGACAACCCCTCGACCTCGATCGGCAGGCGGGCCAGGACCATGTCCACCCGCTCGTCGCCCCGGGCGTCGTCGAGGGCGGGCACCGCGTCCGCGTCGGCGAGCGGCACGAAGGCCAGCGGGGTCTCGGGGCGGCGTTCCTCCCAGAGCCTCGACCACTTCGACAGGGTCACGCCGGGCACGACCCCGATGCGGAACGGGGCGCGGGTCGGCTCGGTCGTCATGGGTCGAGGGTATCGGCCCGGTACCCTGGGCAGATGACCTCCGACGCGCCGTCCGGCAAGCAGCCGCAGACCCTCAAGCCCTTCACGGCCGCCAAGAAGCTCGGCGTGTACCTGCCGGCCACGCCCGCCGAGTTCCAGGCCGCCCCCGTCACGCGCGAGGCCTTCGCCGAGCTCAGCACGAACCCGCCCGAGTGGCTGTCCGAGCTGCGCCGCACCGGTCCCCACCCGCGGCCCGTCGTCGCCCAGAAGCTCGGCATCTCGACCTCGGGCCTCGCCCGGGCCGGCGTCGATGACGTCATGACCACCGACGAGATCCACGCCCTGCTCGACGAGATGCCCGACTGGCTGCGCACCGAACGCGGCATCCACGCCGACGTGCGCGAAGAAGAACTGCGCGTCAAAGAGCGCAACGCCGGTCGCGAGGTCCTCCGCAAAGAGCGCGAGGCGAAAGAAGCCGCCGAAGGGCACTGACCCCCGCCCTGCGCTACCGTCGGCGACATGTCCTTCAACGACGACGCGCGCCTCGACGGCAGCAAGGTCAAGCGGCGCGGTCGCGGTCGCACGGTGGGTGTCGCCGGCGGCGGCATCGGCATCGGCATCGGCATCGTCGGCCTCATCGCCGTCTTCCTCATCAGCCAGGCCACCGGCGTCGACGTGTCGGGGCTGCTCGGCGGCGGCATGGCCGGCGGTGGCGCCCAGCCGGTCAGCGAAGGCGACCTGTCCTCCGAGTGCACCACCGGCGCGCAGGCCAATGACAGCGTCGACTGCCGCATGGTCGGTGCGGCCGACTCGCTCGACGCGTACTGGGCCGCCGAGGCACCCGCCCTCGGCGTCACCGACTACCGCACCCCCGACTTCTTCCTCTTCAGCGGTTCGACCGACACCGGCTGCGGCGGCGCGACGAGCGCCACGGGCCCGTTCTACTGCCCGCCCGACGAGGCCCTCTTCGTCGACACCGACTTCTTCGAGCAGCTGCGGTCGCAGTTCGGGGCCAGCGGCGGCCCCCTCGCCCAGATGTACGTCGTCGGCCACGAGTGGGGCCACCACGTCCAGCAGCTGACCGGGGCCTTCGACCGCGCCGATCGCAGCGGCACGGGGCCGGGCTCCGACACCATCCGGCTCGAGGTGCAGGCCGACTGCTACGCCGGCGCCTGGGTCGGCGCGGCCTCCACCGTGCAGGACGCGAACGGCACCACGTTCCTCGAGCCCGTGACCGACCAGCAGGTCGCCGACGCGCTCGACGCGGCGGCGGCGGTGGGCGACGACCGCATCCAGTCCGCGAGCGGCGGCCAGGTCGATCCCGACACCTGGACGCACGGCTCGGCCGAGCAGCGCCAGAGGTGGTTCGAGACCGGCCGCAGCCAGGGCGCGACGGCCTGCGACACGTTCTCGGTGCCGACCGGCCAGCTCTGACGGCGAGGCCGACCCGCGCCTCCTGACCGGGGACACCGCCACCGCCGGCACGACGCGTCCAGGCAACTCGAAGCGAGCCCGCCGGACGACGACGACCTCGAGGGCGCACAATTCACTCACCCTCGCGACGGCACAGGCGCCGCCGCGACGACAGCAGTGGAGGCGCGTCATGGCACGACCGGGCAAGGCCATCGAGTTCGACGGGTACGGAGACGTCGCCCAGCTGCACTTCGTCGAGCAGCCGCTGCCGACACCGGCCGACGACGAGGTCGTCGTCGAGGTCATCTGCGCGGGCCTCAACCACATCGAGAACTTCATCCGGCAGGGAGACTTCGTCGACCGGCTGCCCCTCGACTTCCCGGCCCGTGAGGGCTCGTGCTTCGCGGGCATCGTGAAGAAGCGCGGCGCGGCGGTGCGCAACTTCTCGGTCGGTGCCGAGGTGATCGGCCACGCGGTCGGCGGTGGCGCGCACGCCACCTACATCGCCGTGCCGGCCAGCGCGGTGGTGCCGAAGCCGCAGCACGTCCCGTGGGAGGTCGCCGGAGGGCTCTACCTCGCCGGGGCCACCGCGTACGACACGGTCCGCAGCCTGCACCTCGGGCCCGACGACGTGGTCGTGATCACAGCGGCGGCGGGTGGTGTCGGCCACATCGAGTGCCAGCTCGCCCTGCAGCTCGGAGCCAAGGTGATCGGCACCTGCAGCCCGGGCAACCACGACTACCTGCGCTCGATCGGCGTCGTGCCGGTCGACTACGGCGAGGGCCTGCGCGAGCGCATCGACAAGGCCGCGGGCACCGACCGCCACGTGACGGCGTTCATCGACAACTTCGGCGGGGACAACCCGGCGCTCAGTGCCGACCTCGGCGTGCTGCCGGCGCGGTTCAGCTCGAGCGAGGACCGCCTCGAGCGCGAGATCCGCTTCATCGGCGCCGAGCGCGACGACACCGAGCCCGCGATGATCCTGTCGGCCCTGGCGAAGCTCATCGCCGAGAACAAGCTGCGCGTGCTCGTCTCGGGCTTCTACCCGTTCGACTACATCGCCCAGGCGTTCGAGGACCTCGCCGAGCAGCACTCGCGCGGCAAGGTCGTCGTGGGCATGCAGCCGGTCGAGACCGGAGCACGGTCGCACTGGTACCTGTCGGGCAAGGCGCGGGCGGTCGCCGAGTCGCTCGGCTGAGCCTCCGCCGGCAGAGCGCAGGAGGCGCGGGTCGGCGGACCCGGTCGGCGTCAGCGGGGCAGCCGCAGCAACGCCCCCGGAGCCCTGACCGTCGCCGCGGCCACGTCCATGGCCCGCTCGAGGGCGGCCGGCCAGTAGACCGAGCCGGGTTCGCGCCGCTCGGCGAGCAGCGAGGCGACGATCGACGCGAAGGTCGCGTCGCCCGCGCCCATCGTGTCGACGACCTCGCCCTCGGCCGACGAGATGCCCCGCGTCACGTCGTTGCCGGCGGTGCCACCCGCCGACGCGGCCAGCACCAGGCTCGCCCCGGCCGAGCCGCGGGTCGCGAGCACTCCCCCGGTGCCCGCCGCGAGGAGCGTCTCCTGCCAGTCGTCGAGGGAGCGCCCGGCGACGAGTTCGGCGTCGTCGTCGCCGATCTTGACGAGCAGGGTCGAGGCCGCGACCCGCTCGAAGCCGGCGGCGAAGTCGGCGATCTGGGCCGCCCCACCGGGCAGGAACCCCGGCCGCGGGTTCGGGTCGACGACGAGCCGCACGGGGTCGGTGCCGACCACCCGCAGCAGCCGCTCGGTGAGCGGGGCGTCGTCGAACGGGTACGAGCTGACGGCGACCACGGGGGCGGCGGCGAGCACGGCGAGCTGTTCGGGCGAGAAGTCGAGACCGCGGGCGACGGCGGCGTCGGTGAAGACGTAGGTCGGCTCGCCGTCGACCCGCAGCGAGACCGCCCGGCCGGTGCCGAGGGGGTTGATCGTCGCGACGAGTTCGACACCGTGCTCGGCGAGGAAGGCGCGGATCGACTCGCCGTCGGCGTCGTCGCCGATCGAGGCGAGCAGCGTCGTGGGGACGCCGAGGCGGCTGAGCCCCACGGCGACGTTGAGGCCGGCCCCGCCGACGTGGTCGGTCGAGCCGTCGTCGGTGCGGAGTTCGTCGATGAGGGCGTCGCCGAGAACGGCGACCCGACCGTCGGTGGTGTCCATGGGGGTGCCTTTCGTCAGCGTGCCGGCAGCCACCCTATTCCGGCACGCGGTCGGGTCGCACTCCCCCGCTACGCTGGCCGACGTGACCGATTACGCACTGGCCGTCGACGTGGGCGGAACGAAGGTCGAGGCGGCGCTGGTCGCCTCCGACGGAACCCTGCTCGACGGCAGTCGCGACCGACGCCCCACCGGCGCCGGGTCGACGTCCGACGAACTCGCCGAGGCGGTCCGCGCGGTCGTCGCTCACGCCCTCGATGCCCTGCCCGACGGTGACGCGCTCGTCGGGGCGGGCATCGGCAGCGCCGGGCCGGTCGACCTCGTGCACGGCACGGTGTCGCCGATCAACCTGCACGCCTGGCGCGGTTACCCGCTGCGCGAGCAGGTCGCGGCACTCGCGGCCTCGACCCTGCCCGACGCCGCCCCCGTGACCCTGCGACTCGACGGCGTCAGCCTCGCCCTCGCCGAGCACTGGGTCGGCGCCACCCAGGGCGCCGACAACGCCCTGGCGATCACCGTCTCGACCGGTGTCGGCGGCGGCCTCATCGTCAACGGCCGCCTGCTCTCGGGCGGCACGGGCAACGCCGGCCACATCGGCCAGATCCAGATCGCCGACCGCCCCGCGGGCGAGAACGCCTGGGCGGCCACCCTCGAGGTCATCGCCTCGGGCCCGAACGTCGTCGCCTGGGCCCGTGAGCAGGGCTGGCAGGGCGAGCGCGGTGAAGACCTGGCGGCCGGCTACGTCGCGGGCGACGAGATCGCCGTCGCGGCCGTCCGCCGCTCGGCCAACGCCGTGGGCGAGGCGGTCTCGTCGGTCACGACGCTGCTCGACCTCGACGTCGTCGCGATCGGCGGCGGGTTCTCGCGCGTCAGCGACGACTACCTCGACCTGGTCCGGGCCACGGTCCAGGAGGCGCCGGTCAACGAGTACGCCCGTCGCGTCCGGGTCGTCCGCTCGGGCCTGAGCGACGAGAGCCCCTTGGTCGGAGCCGCCGCGCTCGTCTGGCGGGCCGAGCTGCTCGGCTGAGCCGCGCCTCCTGCGGTCGGTGACCCGCGCCTCCCGGGGTCGGCCGCTTCTCTGGGAACGGTCGTCGGTGGCCCGGCCTAGGCTGGGTTGCATCCCACAACGTCGTCGGAATCCGTCGCGCCCTCGGGGCGCGCACCACCACCACCGCACCACCACTCGCAGAGAGGTCATCTCATGCCCACCACCGTCCCCGTCCTGCTCACGCCGTCCGCCGGCGCCCCCTTCGAGCACTCCACCGTCGAGCTGCGCGACGTCGGTCCGAACGACGTCCAGATCGACATCGCGTTCGCCGGCATCTGCCACAGCGACATCCACCAGGCCCGCGAGGAGTGGGGCAAGGCCATCTTCCCGATGGTGCCCGGCCACGAGATCGCCGGCATCGTCACCGAGGTCGGTTCCGACGTCACCAAGCACAAGGTCGGCGACCGCGTCGGCATCGGCTGCTTCGTCGACAGCTGCCGCGAGTGCGAGAACTGCCTCGCCGGTGAGCAGCAGTTCTGCGTCAAGGGCAACGTCGCGACCTACAACGGCCGCCAGTACTCGGGCGAGCCCACCTACGGCGGCTACGCCAAGCAGATCGTCGCCGACGAGAACTATGTCCTGTCGATCCCCGAGGGCATCGCGCTCGACGAGGCCGCCCCCCTGCTCTGCGCAGGCATCACCACCTACTCGCCGCTGAAGCACTGGGGCGCGGGCCCCGGCACGAAGGTCGCCGTCGTCGGAATGGGCGGTCTCGGGCACATGGCCGTCAAGATCGCGCACGCCATGGGCGCCGAGGTCACCGTCATCAGCCAGACGCTGTCCAAGCAGGACGACGGCCTCAAGCTCGGCGCCGACCACTACTATGCCTCGAGCGACCCCGAGACCTTCGGAAAGCTCAAGAACTCGTTCGACCTGATCATCAACACGATCTCGGCCGACATGGACATCGACGCCTACGCCCGCACCCTGCGCCTCAACGGCACGATGGTGTTCGTCGGCCTGCCCGAGAACCCCCAGTCGTTCCGCGCCGGGTCGCTGATCGGCGGCCGTCGCAGCCTCGCCGGCTCGAACATCGGCGGCATCCCCGAGACGCAGGAGATGCTGGACTTCTGCGCCGAGCACCACATCGGCGCCGAGATCGAGACGATCGGCGCCGACGAGGTCGACGAGGCCTACGAGCGCGTCGTCGCCAGCAAGGTCCGCTACCGCTTCGTGATCGACACCGCGACCATCTAGCACCCGCCTGCACGCACGAAGGCCCCCTCCCGTCACGGGAGGGGGCCTTCGTCGGTGCGGAGGGCGGACGGGCACGAAGGCGGGCGACTTCGGCGACGGCGGGCGACCACGGCAGCCCGCCTCCGACGAACTCGCCCGTCGGGGGTAGGCACCAGCAGGCGTCAGACGGGCCCGGCCTACCCGGCGGGGGTGTTGAACCGACGCAGCCAACCGGCGAACTCGGCGAGCTCGCCGTCCGACCAGCCCTCGACGTGGTTGCGGAACACGGCACGGTTCTCGTGCCGCACCTCGAGCATGCGGCTCTCGGCGCGCTCGGTGCTGCGCAGGGTCATGACGCGTCCGTCGGCCGGGTCGGGCACCACGTCGACGAACCCGGCCTCGCGCAGCAGGGTGACCTGCCGGCTGACCGCGCTCTTGTCCATCGCCATCGCCTTGACGATGTCGCCGGCACTGCACGGCTGGTGCTTCATCACGTACCTCAGCACGTAGAAGGCCGTGGGAGGCACGTCCGGGTCGAAGCGCGACGCCGCCGCAGCGATCGTGCGCTTGGCCTCGACCATCATCGAGCCGATCTCGTCGACCACGCCGGCCATGAGGCCCTCGCGGCCGTCGTCGTCAGGACCCGGGAGGCGCGGTGCGGCCTGGCCAGGCCCCTCGGCCCCGAGGAGGCGCGGTGCGGCCCGGTCGGCAACGTCGCCCCCCGAGGGGCGCGCCGCGTCGAGCACCGCGCCCTCGGGCTGGCCGTCAACGGTCGGCTGCGACATCCTTCTCCTCGACCAGGGACGAGAACACCGGGCTCTCGGCCAGTTCGTCGGCGGGCACCGGGTGACCCGCCACCTCGGCGGCGCCCGTCGCGATGATCGTGTCGATGGTACCGGTGGCGGTCGTCGTGTGGCTGTGGTGACGGCGCTGCGCCTCGGCGACGCCGTCCCCTCCGTCGACGGGCGAGACCGGCGCGGGCGAACCGGAGAGGCCCGAGGTCGGGGCGGTCGCCGTGGCGGGCGTGGAGGCCGTCGCCGGGGCACTCGACACCGCGGGGGCCAGGCCGGCCGTGGCCGCTGCTCCCTTGGCGACCGGGGACGCGGCGTTCGCGTCGACCGGGGCCGCGCCTCCGTCGTTCCCCTCGGAGGCGGCAGCCGACGTCGCACCGTCGGTCGGCCCGTCCGTCTTCGCCGCCGCGCGCTGGAGGCCGGTCTTGGTGCCGAGCTCGACGTTCGGCAACAGGCAGACGAACACGATGGTGATGATCGCCAGCGGGGCCGCGATGAGGAAGACGTCGGCGACGCCCTGCCCGTAGGCCGACTCGATGATCGTGCGGATCGGACCGGGCACGGTGCTGAGGTCGGGGATGCTCGTGGCGCCGCCACCACCCAGGGCGCTGGGGTCGACCCCGGCATCGGTCAGGCCGTCGGTGATGTAGCCCGAGACCTTGGTGCCGAGCACGGCGCCCATGACCGAGACGCCGATGGTGCCGCCGAGGCTGCGGAAGAACGCGACGCTCGACGAGGCCGCGCCGACGACGCTGACGTCGACCGAGTTCTGCACGACGAGCACGAGGTTCTGCATCACCATGCCGATGCCGAGACCCATCATGGCCATGAAGACCGAGACGACGAAGAAGTTCGTGTCGTACTCGATGGTCGACATGAGGAAGAGCCCGGCGGCGAGCAGGACGGACCCGACGATCATGTAGGGCTTCCACTTGCCGTACTTCGAGATGAGCGCACCGGCGACCATCGACGAGATGAGCAGGCCGAGCACCATCGGCAGGGTCAGGATGCCGGCCATGGTCGGCGACTGGCCGCGGGCCAGCTGCATGTACTGACCGAGGAAGACGCTGGTGCCGAACATGGCCACGCCGACGCTGAGCGAGGCGATCACCGCGAAGGTGAAGGTGCGGTTGCGGAACAGCGTGAGCGGGATGATCGGCTCCTTGCTGTTGAACTCGACGATCACGGCGAGCACGAGGAGCACGGCGGCGCCGAGGCCCATGACCCAGCTGGTGACCGAGTTCCACTCGAACTGCTTGCCGCCGAGCGACACCCAGATGAGCAGCAGCGAGACGCCACCGGCGATCAGCCCGGCACCCCAGTAGTCGATGACGACCTTCTTCGCGGGTTTGGCGGGCAGGTGCAGCGTCTTCTGGATGACGATCAGGGCCGCGATGCCGACGGGCACGCCGACGAAGAAGTTCCAGCGCCAGCCGATGCTGTCGGTGAGCACGCCGCCGAGCAGCGGGCCGCCGATGGTGCCGACGCTCATGACGGCGCCGAGGTAGCCCATGTACCGGCCGCGCTCACGCGGGCTGATGATGTCGCTCATGACGACCTGCACCAGGGCGGTGAGGCCGCCGGCGCCGAGACCCTGGAAGACGCGGAAGGTGATCAGCGTCGCGGTGTTCTGCGAGAAGCCGGCCGCGACGGAGGCGAGCACGAACAGCACGAGCGCCACCTGCAGCAGCACCTTGCGGTTCGTCAGGTCGCTGAACTTGCCCCACAGCGGGGTGCTCACGGTGGTCGCCAGCAGGGTCGCGGTGATGACCCAGGTGTACGAGGTCTGGCTTCCGTTCAGGTCGCTGACGATGCGCGGCAGCGAGGTCGACACGACGGTCGACGAGAGGATCGCGACGAGCATGCCCATCAGCAGGCCCGACAGGGCCGTGAGGACTTCGCGGTGGCTCATGCCGGGCGCTTCGCCCGGTTCGTGGGGTGCCGCGGGCTTCGTGCCCGCGGCGGTCGTGGTCTGCGACAAGGTGCGCTCCGGTGGTTCGAGATGGTGAGGGACTGACCGCCGTTGGTCGGGTCCGTTGGTTGCAGAATGTCAACCATACGCTTTCGTTGACGAATAGCAACCATTTTGCTGCAGTTGCTGCAGAAATCTTTCTCGAACTCCGCGACGCGGTCGCGGGGGAACGCAGGAGGCGCGGTGCGAGTCCTCCTCGCACCGCGCCTCCTTCAGGGCCTTCCGGGTCAGCGGACCTCTTCGGGCCGTTTCTGACGGAACATCTCGGCCGGCTGGTGCTCGCCGTTCCAGACCTGGGTGATGCCCCAGACGACGGCCATGAGCGGCACGGCGATGACGGCCCCGACGACGCCGCCGAGGATCGTGCCGGCGGTCAGGGCGACCAGGATGACCAGGCCGTGCAACTGCAACGTGCGGCCCATGAGCACCGGCTGCAGGAAGTTGCCCTCGAGCTGGTTGACGACGACCACGATGCCGACGACGATCAGCGCCTGGACCGGGCCGAGCGCGACGAGGGCGACGAGGGCCGCGAGGATGCCCGCGGCCGTGGCTCCGACGAGGGGGATGAACGCGGTGAGGAACACGATGACCGCGAGCGGCAGGGCCAGCGGCACCCCGACGATCCAGAGGCCGACGCCGATGCCGATCGCGTCGACCGCGGCGACCGTCGCCGTGCCGCGGACGTAGCCACCGAGCGTGGTGACCGTCTTGTCGCCGATGCGGCGGGCGCGGGCGTAGTTCTCACCCTTGAACGGGCGGAGCAGGAACTCCCAGATGGCCGGGCCGTCCTTGAGGAAGAAGAACAGCACGACGATCATCAGGACGAGGCCCGTCGCGAAGCTGCCGACGGCCGAGGCCCCGGCGAGCGCCCCCGAGCCGAACTGCGAGCTCGTGACGAAGTCGACGGCCGCGTTGCGGACGTCGTCGATCTGCTGGTCGCTGATCGAGAAGGGCAGGGTGGTGATCCAGTCCTGCAGCTTGTTGAAGCCCGAGGTGGCCGAGTCGGCGAGCGAGCTGGCCTGGCTCTCGACGGCCCACACGATCAGCCAGGCGACGAGCCCGAGGATGATCAGCACGGCGAACAGGCAGATCAGGGTCGCCAGCACCGAGGGCACCTTGTGCCGCCGCAGGAAGGCGACGACCGGCAGCATGGCCGACGCGAAGATCAGCGCGAGCAGCACCGGCAGGGTGACGAGGCTCAGGCTGAGGAAGACGTAGATGACGCCGATCGCGACGATGAGCACGGCGATGATCTGCACGGCCCGGGTCGCGAGCGTGCCGAACGCGTCGGCCCAGAGGGAGTGCCGGAC
This genomic interval from Frigoribacterium sp. Leaf415 contains the following:
- a CDS encoding MDR family MFS transporter, giving the protein MSHREVLTALSGLLMGMLVAILSSTVVSTSLPRIVSDLNGSQTSYTWVITATLLATTVSTPLWGKFSDLTNRKVLLQVALVLFVLASVAAGFSQNTATLITFRVFQGLGAGGLTALVQVVMSDIISPRERGRYMGYLGAVMSVGTIGGPLLGGVLTDSIGWRWNFFVGVPVGIAALIVIQKTLHLPAKPAKKVVIDYWGAGLIAGGVSLLLIWVSLGGKQFEWNSVTSWVMGLGAAVLLVLAVIVEFNSKEPIIPLTLFRNRTFTFAVIASLSVGVAMFGTSVFLGQYMQLARGQSPTMAGILTLPMVLGLLISSMVAGALISKYGKWKPYMIVGSVLLAAGLFLMSTIEYDTNFFVVSVFMAMMGLGIGMVMQNLVLVVQNSVDVSVVGAASSSVAFFRSLGGTIGVSVMGAVLGTKVSGYITDGLTDAGVDPSALGGGGATSIPDLSTVPGPIRTIIESAYGQGVADVFLIAAPLAIITIVFVCLLPNVELGTKTGLQRAAAKTDGPTDGATSAAASEGNDGGAAPVDANAASPVAKGAAATAGLAPAVSSAPATASTPATATAPTSGLSGSPAPVSPVDGGDGVAEAQRRHHSHTTTATGTIDTIIATGAAEVAGHPVPADELAESPVFSSLVEEKDVAADR
- a CDS encoding AI-2E family transporter → MGLFRSQEAEVAREDAAVRHSLWADAFGTLATRAVQIIAVLIVAIGVIYVFLSLSLVTLPVLLALIFASAMLPVVAFLRRHKVPSVLATLICLFAVLIILGLVAWLIVWAVESQASSLADSATSGFNKLQDWITTLPFSISDQQIDDVRNAAVDFVTSSQFGSGALAGASAVGSFATGLVLMIVVLFFFLKDGPAIWEFLLRPFKGENYARARRIGDKTVTTLGGYVRGTATVAAVDAIGIGVGLWIVGVPLALPLAVIVFLTAFIPLVGATAAGILAALVALVALGPVQALIVVGIVVVVNQLEGNFLQPVLMGRTLQLHGLVILVALTAGTILGGVVGAVIAVPLMAVVWGITQVWNGEHQPAEMFRQKRPEEVR